In the genome of Nocardioides marmoribigeumensis, one region contains:
- the serB gene encoding phosphoserine phosphatase SerB — protein sequence MSVDDHETPRTLLITLTGVDRPGVTAGLFSTLSRYGVEVLDIEQIVLRGNLVLGVLVTAPKQWKDLRSAVEAEAADLGMGVTVDKGHGDNERRREGRSHVTVLGSPLKASAITAVAGRIADIGGNIDRIERMARYPVTAIELHVSGTDHQRLRLLLAEEASRHQVDIAVQPANLLRHGVRLVVMDVDSTLVQGEVIEMLAERAGCLDEVAEVTAAAMHGELDFTESLTRRVALLEGLDASALDDVYDNLVLTPGARTLVRTLKRLGYRFAIVSGGFSQITDRLAAELGIDFAAANELEIVDGRLTGRIVGAVVDREGKADALRRFAAQVGVSQAATVAVGDGANDLDMLAAAGLGVAFNAKPVVQQAADTTVNVPFLDTVIYLLGISREEVEAADAEAGIVTPAPPLVPAP from the coding sequence GTGTCCGTCGACGATCACGAGACCCCCAGGACGCTGCTGATCACCCTCACCGGCGTCGACCGTCCGGGCGTGACGGCAGGCCTGTTCTCGACCCTGTCGCGCTACGGCGTCGAGGTGCTCGACATCGAGCAGATCGTGCTCCGCGGCAACCTGGTGCTCGGCGTCCTGGTCACCGCCCCCAAGCAGTGGAAGGACCTGCGCAGCGCCGTGGAGGCGGAGGCCGCCGACCTCGGGATGGGGGTCACCGTCGACAAGGGCCACGGCGACAACGAGCGTCGCCGCGAGGGCCGCTCCCACGTCACCGTGCTGGGCAGTCCGCTCAAGGCCTCGGCGATCACCGCCGTCGCGGGCCGCATCGCCGACATCGGCGGCAACATCGACCGCATCGAACGGATGGCGCGCTACCCCGTCACCGCCATCGAGCTGCACGTGTCGGGGACCGACCACCAGCGCCTGCGCCTGCTGCTCGCCGAGGAGGCCTCGCGCCACCAGGTCGACATCGCCGTCCAGCCCGCCAACCTGCTGCGCCACGGCGTGCGCCTGGTCGTGATGGACGTCGACTCCACGCTGGTGCAGGGCGAGGTGATCGAGATGCTCGCCGAGCGCGCGGGCTGCCTGGACGAGGTGGCCGAGGTGACCGCGGCGGCGATGCATGGCGAGCTGGACTTCACCGAGTCGCTCACCCGGCGGGTCGCGCTGCTCGAGGGCCTCGACGCCTCGGCGCTCGACGACGTCTACGACAACCTCGTGCTGACGCCCGGGGCCCGCACGCTCGTGCGCACCCTCAAGCGCCTGGGCTACCGGTTCGCGATCGTGTCCGGTGGCTTCAGCCAGATCACCGACCGTCTCGCCGCCGAGCTCGGCATCGACTTCGCCGCGGCCAACGAGCTGGAGATCGTCGACGGCCGGCTGACCGGTCGCATCGTGGGCGCGGTCGTGGACCGGGAGGGCAAGGCCGACGCCCTGCGCCGCTTCGCCGCCCAGGTGGGCGTGAGCCAGGCCGCCACGGTCGCGGTCGGGGACGGCGCCAACGACCTCGACATGCTGGCCGCCGCGGGCCTGGGGGTGGCCTTCAACGCCAAGCCCGTGGTGCAGCAGGCCGCCGACACGACCGTCAACGTGCCGTTCCTCGACACCGTGATCTACCTGCTGGGGATCAGCCGCGAGGAGGTCGAGGCCGCCGACGCCGAGGCCGGCATCGTCACCCCGGCGCCGCCGCTGGTCCCGGCGCCGTGA
- a CDS encoding SixA phosphatase family protein — MDGRRLVIMRHAAAAPHASNDADRPLTSRGRSTAAEAGEFLRSIGVVPDHVLVSPARRCTETWAHLRAALDPPDGLVEVVDDRIYAASADSVLEVLRSVPETAHTVLLIGHNPSVAYVASVLADADGPMEVLQQLLNGMLPGALAVYETSAAWAGLDMLGAKPTHFHDGSAS; from the coding sequence GTGGACGGACGACGGCTGGTGATCATGCGGCACGCTGCTGCGGCGCCGCACGCCTCCAACGATGCCGACCGTCCGCTGACGTCGCGGGGGCGCAGCACCGCGGCCGAGGCGGGGGAGTTCCTCCGGTCGATCGGGGTCGTGCCCGACCACGTGCTGGTCTCGCCCGCGCGGCGGTGCACCGAGACGTGGGCGCACCTGCGCGCCGCCCTGGACCCGCCGGACGGCCTCGTGGAGGTCGTGGACGACCGCATCTACGCCGCCTCCGCCGACAGCGTGCTCGAGGTGCTGCGGTCGGTGCCGGAGACCGCCCACACCGTGCTGCTCATCGGGCACAACCCGTCGGTCGCCTACGTCGCGTCGGTGCTCGCCGACGCCGACGGGCCGATGGAGGTGCTCCAGCAGCTGCTCAACGGCATGCTCCCCGGCGCGCTCGCGGTCTACGAGACCTCGGCGGCGTGGGCGGGGCTCGACATGCTCGGCGCCAAGCCGACCCACTTCCACGACGGCAGCGCGAGCTGA
- the fabI gene encoding enoyl-ACP reductase FabI, whose product MGILDGKRILVAGVTTDASIGFAAARVAQEQGATVVISNFGRALRITERIAGRLPQPAPVIELDVTDPEHLERLPQVLGEHVDGLDGVVHSIAYGNPETLLGGDFLRGPWEDVSQAVQVSAYSLMSLSKACLPLLKDGGGSIVGLTFDAGVAWPAYDWMGVAKAGLESCSRYLARDLGPQGVRVNLVSAGPLRTLAAKAIPGFESLETSWRDRAPLGWDETDTEPTARAVVGLLSDFFPATTGEIVHVDGGFHAMGL is encoded by the coding sequence ATGGGAATCCTCGACGGCAAGCGCATCCTCGTCGCCGGCGTGACCACCGACGCCTCGATCGGCTTCGCAGCCGCCCGCGTGGCGCAGGAGCAGGGTGCGACGGTGGTGATCTCCAACTTCGGCCGTGCGCTGCGCATCACCGAGCGCATCGCCGGACGCCTGCCCCAGCCGGCCCCGGTCATCGAGCTCGACGTGACCGATCCCGAGCACCTCGAGCGTCTCCCGCAGGTGCTCGGTGAGCACGTCGACGGGCTCGACGGGGTGGTGCACTCCATCGCCTACGGCAACCCCGAGACGCTGCTCGGCGGCGACTTCCTGCGTGGCCCGTGGGAGGACGTCTCCCAGGCGGTCCAGGTCTCGGCCTACTCCTTGATGTCGCTGAGCAAGGCCTGCCTGCCGCTGCTGAAGGACGGCGGCGGCTCGATCGTCGGCCTGACCTTCGACGCCGGCGTCGCGTGGCCGGCGTACGACTGGATGGGCGTGGCCAAGGCCGGCCTCGAGTCGTGCTCGCGCTACCTCGCCCGCGACCTCGGGCCGCAGGGCGTGCGGGTCAACCTGGTCTCCGCCGGGCCCCTGCGCACGCTCGCGGCCAAGGCGATCCCGGGTTTCGAGAGCCTCGAGACCTCCTGGCGCGACCGCGCCCCGCTCGGCTGGGACGAGACCGACACCGAGCCGACGGCGCGCGCCGTGGTCGGGCTGCTGAGCGACTTCTTCCCCGCGACGACGGGCGAGATCGTGCACGTCGACGGCGGCTTCCACGCCATGGGTCTCTGA
- a CDS encoding beta-ketoacyl-ACP reductase, whose product MARSVLVTGGNRGIGRAIAEAFRELGDDVAITYRSGEPPEGFLAVRCDVTSAEDVDAAFAEIEEKQGPVEVLVANAGITDDTLLLRMGDDAWSRVIDTNLTGSFRVAKRAARGMLRARRGRIVFISSVVGMLGSAGQVNYAASKSGLVGMARSIARELGSRGITANVVAPGFVETEMTETLSEELRSTYLAQIPLGRYATSDEVAGTVTWLAGDAAGYVTGAVIPVDGGLGMGH is encoded by the coding sequence GTGGCGAGATCGGTGCTGGTGACCGGAGGCAACCGGGGCATCGGGCGCGCCATCGCGGAGGCCTTCCGCGAGCTGGGCGACGACGTCGCGATCACCTACCGCTCCGGCGAGCCGCCGGAGGGCTTCCTCGCCGTGCGGTGCGACGTCACCTCCGCCGAGGACGTGGACGCCGCCTTCGCCGAGATCGAGGAGAAGCAGGGCCCCGTGGAGGTCCTGGTCGCCAACGCGGGGATCACCGACGACACCCTCCTGCTGCGCATGGGCGACGACGCCTGGAGCCGCGTCATCGACACCAACCTCACCGGGTCCTTCCGCGTGGCCAAGCGCGCCGCGCGTGGCATGCTCCGCGCCCGCCGGGGCCGCATCGTCTTCATCTCCTCCGTCGTCGGGATGCTCGGCTCCGCCGGCCAGGTCAACTACGCCGCCTCCAAGTCGGGCCTGGTGGGCATGGCCCGGTCGATCGCCCGCGAGCTCGGCAGCCGCGGCATCACCGCCAACGTCGTGGCGCCCGGCTTCGTCGAGACCGAGATGACCGAGACCCTCTCCGAGGAGCTCAGGAGCACCTACCTCGCCCAGATCCCACTGGGCCGCTACGCCACGTCCGACGAGGTGGCCGGCACCGTGACGTGGCTGGCCGGCGACGCCGCGGGCTACGTCACCGGAGCCGTGATCCCCGTCGACGGCGGCCTCGGCATGGGCCACTGA
- a CDS encoding dodecin gives MSNRTYRVTEIVGTSKESVDTAIRNGIERAASSLRHIDWFEVTQIRGHVQDGTVEHFQVGLKVGFRLEDDGDID, from the coding sequence ATGAGCAACCGGACCTACCGCGTCACCGAGATCGTCGGCACCTCCAAGGAGAGCGTCGACACCGCGATCCGCAACGGCATCGAGCGAGCCGCGTCCTCGCTGCGCCACATCGACTGGTTCGAGGTGACCCAGATCCGCGGACACGTGCAGGACGGCACGGTCGAGCACTTCCAGGTCGGCCTCAAGGTCGGCTTCCGCCTCGAGGACGACGGCGACATCGACTGA
- a CDS encoding DUF3099 domain-containing protein, whose translation MRKKTDDSVRITSATVPRSQDIAARQRRYLFSMSIRTVCFILAIVFRNTPAWPFFIAGAIILPYVAVVLANAGASPDPGGMDVYVPERPELETDRGTRSLDC comes from the coding sequence GTGCGGAAGAAGACCGACGACTCGGTCAGGATCACCAGCGCGACCGTCCCTCGCAGCCAGGACATCGCGGCGCGGCAGCGTCGCTACCTGTTCTCCATGAGCATCCGGACGGTCTGCTTCATCCTCGCGATCGTGTTCCGCAACACCCCGGCGTGGCCCTTCTTCATCGCCGGCGCGATCATCCTGCCCTACGTCGCGGTCGTGCTCGCCAACGCCGGCGCCTCGCCCGACCCCGGTGGCATGGACGTCTACGTCCCCGAGCGCCCCGAGCTGGAGACCGACCGGGGCACCCGCTCGCTCGACTGCTGA
- the moaA gene encoding GTP 3',8-cyclase MoaA, with protein sequence MSPNYPVAHKVGRVDAPFPLTDRFGRVARDLRVSLTDRCNLRCTYCMPAEGLDWLPDDRVLTDDEVVRLVSIGVRLLGVDDVRFTGGEPLVRRGFVDIVRRCAELEPRPQLSVTTNALGLKRQAVALRDAGLDRVNVSLDTVRAETFKQMTLRDRFDDVVAGLAAAQAAGLSPVKVNAVLMRGVNDDQAPELLRWCLERGYELRFIEQMPLDAQHGWRRDDMVTADEIFASLEQHFVLEPAEEPRGTAPAELFRVDGGPGHVGVIASVTRPFCGDCDRVRLTADGQVRNCLFAREESDLRAALRGGASDEEIARRWQQAMATKLPGHGIDDPTFLQPARPMSAIGG encoded by the coding sequence ATGAGCCCAAATTACCCAGTCGCACATAAAGTGGGCCGGGTGGATGCCCCGTTCCCCCTGACCGACCGCTTCGGCCGCGTCGCACGCGACCTGCGTGTCTCGCTCACGGACCGGTGCAACCTTCGCTGCACCTACTGCATGCCCGCCGAGGGACTCGACTGGCTGCCCGACGACCGCGTGCTCACCGACGACGAGGTGGTGCGCCTGGTCTCGATCGGCGTGCGCCTGCTCGGCGTCGACGACGTGCGCTTCACCGGCGGCGAGCCCCTGGTCCGGCGCGGGTTCGTCGACATCGTGCGACGCTGCGCCGAGCTCGAGCCGCGCCCCCAGCTGTCGGTGACCACCAACGCCCTGGGCCTCAAGCGCCAGGCGGTCGCCCTGCGCGACGCGGGCCTCGACCGGGTCAACGTCAGCCTCGACACCGTGCGTGCCGAGACCTTCAAGCAGATGACGCTGCGGGACCGCTTCGACGACGTGGTCGCCGGTCTGGCCGCAGCCCAGGCCGCCGGCCTCAGCCCGGTCAAGGTCAACGCGGTGCTCATGCGCGGCGTCAACGACGACCAGGCGCCCGAGCTGCTGCGCTGGTGCCTCGAGCGGGGCTACGAGCTGCGCTTCATCGAGCAGATGCCGCTCGACGCCCAGCACGGCTGGCGACGCGACGACATGGTCACCGCCGACGAGATCTTCGCCTCGCTGGAGCAGCACTTCGTGCTGGAGCCGGCCGAGGAGCCCCGCGGCACCGCGCCCGCCGAGCTGTTCCGGGTCGACGGCGGCCCGGGCCACGTCGGCGTGATCGCCTCGGTCACCCGGCCGTTCTGCGGCGACTGCGACCGGGTGCGCCTCACCGCCGACGGCCAGGTCCGCAACTGCCTGTTCGCCCGCGAGGAGTCCGACCTGCGGGCGGCCCTGCGCGGTGGCGCGAGCGACGAGGAGATCGCCCGCCGCTGGCAGCAGGCGATGGCCACCAAGCTGCCGGGGCACGGCATCGACGACCCGACCTTCCTGCAGCCGGCCCGGCCGATGTCGGCCATCGGAGGCTGA
- a CDS encoding SURF1 family cytochrome oxidase biogenesis protein — MRLGFLLSRRWVLFFAAVLLMAWGAVRLGEWQFHRLHDREQRNAWTERNLAASPAPVADVLSVDAPLPESREFRRVTASGTYDAAGTFVVRYQTRDGDGGVDVVTPLRLDDGSYVLVDRGWTATQDPGFGPDDAPNPPAGRVQVTGWARADSTGDKTGITGGSTREVSSRAATDRVDGPLRQGFVDLQRETPTVTPALVPVDKPDLGDGPHLFYGIQWWFFGALAVGGFGYLVWDEARGGQRPRRKPPSTGRATPVT; from the coding sequence ATGCGCCTCGGCTTCCTGCTGTCCCGGAGGTGGGTGCTCTTCTTCGCCGCCGTCCTGCTCATGGCCTGGGGGGCCGTGCGGCTCGGCGAGTGGCAGTTCCACCGGCTCCACGACCGCGAGCAGCGCAACGCCTGGACCGAGCGCAACCTGGCGGCCTCCCCCGCCCCGGTCGCCGACGTCCTCTCCGTCGACGCGCCCCTGCCCGAGAGCCGCGAGTTCCGCCGGGTGACGGCCTCGGGGACCTACGACGCCGCCGGCACCTTCGTGGTCCGCTACCAGACCCGGGACGGGGACGGCGGCGTCGACGTGGTCACCCCGCTGCGGCTCGACGACGGGTCCTACGTGCTGGTCGACCGCGGGTGGACGGCCACCCAGGACCCCGGCTTCGGCCCCGACGACGCACCCAACCCGCCTGCGGGCCGGGTCCAGGTGACCGGCTGGGCACGGGCGGACTCGACCGGCGACAAGACCGGGATCACCGGCGGCTCGACCCGCGAGGTCTCCAGCCGCGCGGCCACCGACCGCGTGGACGGGCCGCTGCGGCAGGGCTTCGTCGACCTGCAGCGCGAGACCCCGACGGTCACCCCCGCCCTCGTGCCGGTCGACAAGCCCGACCTGGGCGACGGGCCGCACCTGTTCTACGGCATCCAGTGGTGGTTCTTCGGAGCGCTCGCGGTCGGCGGCTTCGGCTACCTGGTGTGGGACGAGGCTCGCGGGGGTCAGAGGCCCCGCAGGAAGCCACCGTCGACCGGCAGGGCGACCCCGGTCACGTAG
- a CDS encoding SDR family oxidoreductase translates to MDLGLADRTYVVTGGSRGLGLATARALVGDGAHVVVSSRSQESVDRAVAELGERATGVAADLADPDTPRRLFDAAHSATGRLDGVLVSVGGPPGGTVADITDEQWTQAFQSVFLGAVRVAREAVDRLEDGGSVVFVLSSTVREPIPGLAISNGLRPGLAMVMDSLSQEHGARGLRFNAVLPGRIQTERIQELDDAADDPAAARAAQEARIPLARYGRPEELGDVAAFLLSPAASYVTGVALPVDGGFLRGL, encoded by the coding sequence ATGGACCTCGGACTCGCCGACCGCACCTACGTCGTGACCGGGGGGTCGCGCGGTCTCGGCCTGGCCACCGCCCGTGCGCTGGTCGGCGACGGTGCCCACGTGGTCGTCTCGTCCCGCTCCCAGGAGTCGGTCGACCGGGCCGTCGCCGAGCTGGGGGAGCGGGCCACCGGCGTCGCCGCCGACCTGGCCGACCCCGACACCCCGCGGCGCCTCTTCGACGCCGCGCACTCGGCCACCGGCCGGCTCGACGGCGTGCTCGTCTCGGTCGGCGGCCCCCCTGGCGGCACGGTCGCCGACATCACCGACGAGCAGTGGACACAGGCCTTCCAGAGCGTGTTCCTCGGTGCCGTGCGCGTCGCCCGTGAGGCGGTCGACCGGCTCGAGGACGGGGGCTCGGTCGTCTTCGTGTTGTCCTCGACCGTCCGCGAGCCGATCCCCGGGCTGGCGATCTCCAACGGACTGCGCCCCGGCCTGGCGATGGTGATGGACTCGCTGTCGCAGGAGCACGGCGCTCGCGGGCTGCGGTTCAACGCCGTCCTGCCCGGCCGCATCCAGACCGAGCGCATCCAGGAGCTCGACGACGCCGCCGATGACCCGGCCGCCGCGCGGGCGGCCCAGGAGGCGCGCATCCCGCTGGCCCGCTACGGCCGGCCCGAGGAGCTGGGCGACGTGGCGGCGTTCCTGCTGTCGCCGGCGGCGAGCTACGTGACCGGGGTCGCCCTGCCGGTCGACGGTGGCTTCCTGCGGGGCCTCTGA
- a CDS encoding ABC transporter ATP-binding protein: MAMHTGMGPVWRHMRTDRSAADVRLGRDTLRRVLAFATPHKPVITVFLVLTVLDSLLVVVNPLVVKEIVDVGIKDSRVSYIAVLAAIMAAVALLEAGLTVWSGVLSSRIGEGLILDLRSAVFAHVQRLSLAFFTRTQTGALVSRLNNDVIGAQRAFTSTLQSTVSNSIAVVVVGATMITLSWQVTLLCLVLFPVLVLTARWVGGRLSELTRRQMDGNAALGNAMTERFNVGGAMLLKLFGRREVEDEQFTAKAAVVRDLGVRISLITRLFAATLMLIPALATALVYGVGGWLVVRGDLSIGTLLALGTLLLRLLGPLQGLSNVRIDVMTALVSFERVFEILDLPTTVPEKADAKELPAGSSTVEFDDVVFRYPRADEVSLASLEAVARRETKDTGEILHGVSFQAGEGDMVALVGPSGAGKTTVTHLVARLYDVTGGAVRVGGTDVRDLTLQSLEDAVGYVTQDAYMFHDTIRANLDYARPGASEDELWAALSAAQIDRLVRSLPEGLDTVVGDRGYRLSGGERQRLAIARLLLKAPRIVVLDEATAHLDSESEAAVQRALDTALEGRTSLVIAHRLSTVRNADRILVLDEGRIVQQGTHTELLAEGGLYAHLYRTQFADQPVEA, translated from the coding sequence ATGGCGATGCACACCGGCATGGGGCCGGTCTGGCGACACATGCGCACCGACCGCAGCGCGGCCGACGTGCGGCTCGGGCGCGACACCCTGCGCCGGGTGCTGGCGTTCGCGACGCCGCACAAGCCCGTCATCACGGTGTTCCTGGTCCTGACGGTCCTCGACTCGCTCCTGGTCGTGGTCAACCCGCTGGTGGTCAAGGAGATCGTCGACGTCGGCATCAAGGACTCCCGCGTGTCCTACATCGCCGTCCTGGCGGCGATCATGGCGGCGGTGGCGCTGCTGGAGGCGGGGCTGACGGTGTGGTCCGGGGTGCTGTCCTCGCGCATCGGCGAGGGGCTGATCCTCGACCTGCGGTCAGCGGTCTTCGCCCACGTGCAACGGCTGTCGCTGGCGTTCTTCACCCGCACGCAGACCGGGGCCCTGGTCAGCCGGCTCAACAACGACGTCATCGGGGCGCAGCGCGCCTTCACCTCCACCCTGCAGAGCACGGTGAGCAACAGCATCGCGGTCGTGGTCGTCGGGGCCACGATGATCACGCTCAGCTGGCAGGTCACGCTGCTGTGCCTCGTGCTGTTCCCCGTGCTCGTGCTGACCGCGCGCTGGGTCGGGGGCCGCCTCTCCGAGCTCACCCGCCGGCAGATGGACGGCAACGCGGCCCTGGGCAACGCGATGACCGAGCGGTTCAACGTCGGCGGGGCCATGCTCCTCAAGCTCTTCGGCCGCCGCGAGGTCGAGGACGAGCAGTTCACCGCCAAGGCCGCCGTCGTGCGCGACCTCGGCGTGCGCATCTCGCTGATCACCCGGCTGTTCGCGGCCACCCTCATGCTCATCCCCGCGCTGGCGACCGCCCTGGTCTACGGGGTCGGCGGCTGGCTGGTCGTGCGCGGCGACCTGTCGATCGGCACCCTGCTCGCGCTCGGCACGCTCCTGCTGCGTCTGCTGGGCCCGCTGCAGGGCCTCTCCAACGTGCGCATCGACGTGATGACCGCGCTGGTCAGCTTCGAGCGGGTCTTCGAGATCCTCGACCTGCCGACGACGGTCCCCGAGAAGGCCGACGCCAAGGAGCTGCCCGCGGGCTCCTCGACCGTCGAGTTCGACGACGTCGTGTTCCGCTACCCTCGCGCCGACGAGGTGTCGCTGGCCAGCCTCGAGGCGGTCGCGCGACGCGAGACCAAGGACACCGGCGAGATCCTGCACGGCGTGAGCTTCCAGGCCGGCGAGGGCGACATGGTCGCACTGGTCGGCCCGTCCGGCGCGGGCAAGACGACCGTCACCCACCTCGTCGCGCGGCTCTACGACGTCACCGGCGGTGCCGTGCGCGTGGGTGGCACCGACGTGCGCGACCTGACCCTGCAGTCCCTGGAGGACGCGGTCGGCTACGTCACCCAGGACGCCTACATGTTCCACGACACGATCCGGGCCAACCTCGACTACGCCCGCCCCGGCGCCTCCGAGGACGAGCTGTGGGCGGCGCTGTCAGCGGCGCAGATCGACCGGCTGGTGAGGTCGCTGCCCGAGGGGCTCGACACGGTCGTGGGGGACCGCGGCTACCGCCTCTCCGGCGGCGAGCGCCAGCGCCTGGCGATCGCGCGGCTGCTGCTCAAGGCCCCCCGCATCGTCGTCCTCGACGAGGCCACCGCCCACCTGGACTCCGAGTCCGAGGCGGCCGTGCAGCGCGCACTCGACACCGCGCTGGAGGGACGCACGTCGCTGGTCATCGCCCACCGGCTCTCGACCGTGCGCAACGCCGACCGCATCCTGGTGCTCGACGAGGGCCGGATCGTCCAGCAGGGCACCCACACCGAGCTGCTGGCGGAGGGCGGGCTCTACGCCCACCTCTACCGCACCCAGTTCGCCGACCAGCCCGTGGAGGCCTGA
- a CDS encoding enoyl-CoA hydratase/isomerase family protein has translation MNPEILEAGGVRVDVADGVATVTLDRPDRRNAQTPSMWAALAHVGDSLPDDVRVVVLRGEGQSFSAGLDRRLIDGSGIEGEDDIPGLMSQSDDAIVDWVDVCQHGFTWLRDPRFISIAVVHGHAYGAGFQLALSCDYRIATPEAAFCMKESALGLVPDLTGTKPLVEAVGYSRALDLCATARVVGGEEAAAIGLVNVLTSAESLEDEVAAAVARFCGPPHGAVAATKQIVLAASENDLDSQRLLERRTQVGRLRDLARQLSGQA, from the coding sequence ATGAACCCCGAGATCCTCGAGGCCGGCGGCGTGCGCGTGGACGTCGCCGACGGCGTCGCGACCGTGACCCTGGACCGTCCCGACCGGCGCAACGCCCAGACCCCGTCGATGTGGGCGGCGCTGGCCCACGTGGGCGACTCCCTCCCGGACGACGTGCGCGTCGTCGTCCTGCGCGGCGAGGGCCAGTCGTTCTCGGCGGGCCTCGACCGCCGGCTGATCGACGGCTCGGGCATCGAGGGCGAGGACGACATCCCCGGCCTGATGTCGCAGTCCGACGACGCGATCGTCGACTGGGTCGACGTCTGCCAGCACGGGTTCACCTGGCTGCGCGACCCGCGCTTCATCTCGATCGCCGTCGTGCACGGGCACGCCTACGGCGCGGGCTTCCAGCTCGCCCTGTCGTGCGACTACCGGATCGCCACCCCCGAGGCGGCCTTCTGCATGAAGGAGTCGGCGCTCGGCCTCGTCCCCGACCTGACCGGCACCAAGCCGCTCGTCGAGGCCGTGGGCTACTCCCGCGCTCTCGACCTCTGCGCCACCGCCCGGGTCGTCGGCGGCGAGGAGGCGGCCGCGATCGGGCTCGTCAACGTGCTCACGTCCGCCGAGTCGCTCGAGGACGAGGTCGCCGCCGCGGTCGCGCGGTTCTGCGGCCCGCCCCACGGCGCGGTCGCCGCGACCAAGCAGATCGTGCTCGCCGCGTCGGAGAACGACCTCGACTCCCAGCGCCTCCTCGAGCGCCGCACCCAGGTCGGCCGGCTGCGCGACCTCGCCCGGCAGCTCAGCGGGCAGGCCTGA
- a CDS encoding ABC-F family ATP-binding cassette domain-containing protein — MITVTDLEVRAGARLLMEHVSFRVGPGDRVGLVGRNGAGKTTLTKVLAGQSLPASGKVTCSGEIGYLPQDSRSGDPEVLALHRVLSARGLDDAVRRLRESEHEMGSDDPVVRDKAMKKYERADAALHAGGGYAAESEARRIAASLNIEDRILDQPLRTLSGGQRRRVELARILFSDAEVLMLDEPTNHLDADSVVWLREYLRTYKGGLIVISHDVGLLEACVNRVLHLDANRAEVDVYAMGWKAYLEQREIDERRRKRERANAERKASSLMDQANKMRAKATKAQAAQSMMKRAERLMEGVEGERRADRVARIAFPKPAPCGKTPLTASGLSKSYGSLEVFTDVDLAIDRGSRVVILGLNGAGKTTLLRILGGVDRADTGQVQPGHGLKLGYYAQEHETLDTSRSVLENLHTAAPQLTDTEARSVLGSFLFSGDDAMKPAGVLSGGEKTRLALAILVVSSANVLLLDEPTNNLDPASREEVLAAIRAYEGAIILVTHDEGAVHALEPDRVLILPDGVEDLWTADYADLVALA; from the coding sequence ATGATCACCGTCACCGACCTCGAAGTACGCGCCGGCGCTCGACTGCTCATGGAGCACGTGTCGTTCCGCGTGGGACCTGGCGACCGCGTCGGCCTGGTGGGCCGCAACGGCGCGGGCAAGACCACGCTGACCAAGGTCCTCGCGGGCCAGTCACTGCCTGCCTCCGGCAAGGTCACCTGCTCGGGGGAGATCGGCTACCTGCCGCAGGACTCCCGCAGCGGTGACCCGGAGGTGCTCGCGCTCCATCGCGTCCTGTCCGCGCGGGGCCTCGACGACGCCGTACGCCGGCTGCGCGAGTCCGAGCACGAGATGGGCTCCGACGACCCGGTCGTCCGCGACAAGGCGATGAAGAAGTACGAGCGGGCCGACGCCGCCCTGCACGCCGGCGGTGGCTACGCCGCGGAGTCCGAGGCGCGACGCATCGCGGCCAGCCTCAACATCGAGGACCGCATCCTCGACCAGCCCCTGCGGACGCTGTCCGGAGGGCAGCGGCGCCGCGTCGAGCTGGCACGGATCCTGTTCTCCGACGCCGAGGTCCTCATGCTCGACGAGCCGACCAACCACCTCGACGCCGACTCCGTGGTGTGGCTGCGGGAGTACCTCCGCACCTACAAGGGCGGCCTCATCGTGATCAGCCACGACGTCGGGCTCCTGGAGGCGTGCGTCAACCGGGTGCTGCACCTCGATGCCAATCGGGCCGAGGTCGACGTCTACGCCATGGGCTGGAAGGCCTACCTCGAGCAGCGCGAGATCGACGAGCGCCGCCGCAAGCGCGAGCGCGCCAACGCCGAGCGCAAGGCCAGCTCGCTGATGGACCAGGCCAACAAGATGCGCGCCAAGGCGACCAAGGCCCAGGCCGCCCAGTCGATGATGAAGCGCGCGGAGCGCCTGATGGAGGGCGTCGAGGGCGAGCGGCGCGCCGACCGCGTGGCCCGCATCGCGTTCCCCAAGCCGGCCCCGTGCGGCAAGACGCCGTTGACGGCGAGCGGCCTGTCGAAGTCCTACGGCTCGCTGGAGGTCTTCACCGACGTCGACCTCGCGATCGACCGGGGGAGCAGGGTCGTCATCCTCGGGCTCAACGGCGCCGGCAAGACCACGCTGCTGCGCATCCTGGGCGGGGTCGACCGGGCCGACACCGGGCAGGTCCAGCCGGGCCACGGGCTCAAGCTCGGCTACTACGCCCAGGAGCACGAGACCCTCGACACCTCGCGCTCGGTGCTGGAGAACCTCCACACCGCCGCGCCCCAGCTCACCGACACCGAGGCGCGCAGCGTCCTGGGGTCGTTCCTCTTCTCCGGCGACGACGCGATGAAGCCCGCCGGCGTGCTGTCCGGCGGCGAGAAGACCCGTCTCGCCCTGGCGATCCTCGTGGTCTCCAGCGCCAACGTGCTGCTGCTCGACGAGCCGACCAACAACCTCGACCCCGCCTCGCGCGAGGAGGTCCTGGCCGCGATCCGAGCCTACGAGGGCGCGATCATCCTGGTCACCCACGACGAGGGCGCGGTCCACGCGCTCGAGCCGGACCGGGTGCTGATCCTCCCCGACGGCGTCGAGGACCTCTGGACCGCGGACTACGCCGACCTGGTTGCCCTGGCGTAG